Genomic segment of Capra hircus breed San Clemente chromosome 13, ASM170441v1, whole genome shotgun sequence:
TCCAGTATTACATAGGATCTCAAGAGAAACCCCCCCCAACAAAATGCTGTGCAGCCACGCAATGGATGACCCCTCAGCCAGGAGGAACAAAATGCTGACACAGACTCACCGTACACCCTGAACACACGAcactcagcaagagaagcccggCGTGGAGACCACACACATGACTCTTTTCATGTGGAACATCCAGAGTAATCAAATCCATACACGCGGCGGGCAGACTGGCAGCTGCCAGGGCCCAGGTGAGAGGGCAGTGCTTGTTGTGTGAcaagtgatggaaatattctggaATTGGATGAGAGGAAGACTGCACACCGCTGTGAGTATGCTACAGCCCTGGGAACTGCACACTTTAAAAGTCAGGCAGGGCCTTCCgtggtggttaggaatccaccttgcgatgcagggggtgtgggttcgatctctggtcggggaattGAGATTCCGcaagctgcagagcaactaagcccatgtgccgcggctactgagcccacactccggAGCCTGTGCGCCAAAACTAGAGAGCCCGGGCACTGCAACGAAGGGCCCACCAGACACAGCCAAGATCCCtcgggctgcaactaagacctcgtgcagccaaataaataaattaatattttaaaattcgttttaaaaataaaaaagtaaaagtcaGGTGAACATTATGATGTTGGTGCGTGTGCActgggtcgtgtccaactctctgcaaccccatggtctcctctgtccatgggattttcccagcaagaatactggggcaggttgccatttccttatccaggggggtcttcctgacccagggatcttccagacccagggatcgaacctgtgtctctagaTTATATcccaaaaatgttatttttcttaatgaatgAAGTTACTAACTAAAACGAAAGAACAACGGAactgggatcttcctgaaacagCACACACCCCTCAGCTATGAGGGCTGGTGGTGAGGTCCACAGTCTGACAAGCTTCCCCAACTTTCTGGGTGACATGTGGGTGTCACTCCAGCTGAGCGAGGAGATGGTACACCTTGGAGTCAGACATACCTGGTTCAAATCCCACCTGTTTCTCTTCCTGGCTGGAgcaccttttttttctttgcttaacacactgtctgggtttgtcatcactttcctgccaggaagcaattgtcttctaatttcacggctgcagtcaccatccacagtgattttagaggccaAGCAGAggaaacctgtcactgcttccaccttttcccctcctatttgccacgatgtgatgggaccagatgccatgacctaagggtttttttaatatttagttttaggtcagtctcttccttccccctcatcaagaggttcttcagttctttttgctttctgccattagaatggtattatccacatatctgaggttgttgatattcctcccagcaattcACTAGAGAGCATTCCCTAAAAGCTGCAGAATAGTCCTTGTGGTGGTGTTTGTTCGGATTTGAGTCAGTAGCTCCAGGTGGTCAAGACTCCACCTTCCTGACTGAAGCCCAAAAGGTGCTGATGCTGCAGGTTCTCAGTCGACTCTGGGTGGTGGCGATGTAAGCTGTGCCTGCCTCCAAGTGCCACGATTTCAACCGACTTCTGGATTGGTGCAAGGCAAGGAGATCCCTAAGTCGCATTAGTCCAATCCTGTAACCCTTGAGACTGTTACTTTTGACAGACATTCACTGGCTGTATACCAGGGCAAGAACAGGCAGGAAACTGTGGTCCTTTTGTCTCAGGctctgggcagggcagggctgaggAGGCGGTGATGTTGAATAGCTGTCCCATTGGCAGAGAAGGATACACCAGGAGCTGTAGGAGAAACCGGAACGCACCAGAAAAGGGAGGGTCACACTGGCTATGCTGGAACAAGGGACTCCATCCAAGGAGAGGAATTTAAACAAATGCAACCACATGTCATTTGTAAGATACTCACTGCAGATCCTGGCAGAAGGAGCTGAATCTGAGAAGCCAATCTGAGCTTCAGGAAGGTTTTTCTGGGCTTGGTGGTACACCCAGCCCTGCACAAGTGGCCCATCAGCTTCTCTGCGGAAGGATGAAGATCAGAGAGGCTGGATGTTTGGaccagaaacacctggaggagcTGGGAAGGTGACCAGGTGTGGAGGTGACGCTCACACGCAGGATGTGCTTCACAGGTGCTTAGAATTCCTGGTTTTAGCTCTTGGTTGTTACTGGACCCCAGGGCTGAGGGCTTAGAGGCCCAGGAGCAGAGCTGGCACTGTGTTCTGGCCTCTGTTACATGTGTCACGGTGTCAAGCTGGTGACACCCACACCTCGCAGTGCATACCCTGCCCTTGACCGGTCATCTGTCGACGTGATTAAACTGCTATTTTCCCTTTAATCACAAGGgtgtcttctttctctcctctgcttgTTGTGAAATTTCAGATTCctgtgcgtgtgcatgctcaggcgcttcagttgtatccaactccttgtgaccctatgggctgcagcccctcaggctcctctgtccatgggattctctgggcaagaacactggagtgggttgccattcccttctccaggggatcttcccaacccagggattgaacccaagtctcttacatttcccgcgttggcaggcacgttctttaccactagtgccgcctcaGATTCCTGAAGCTACCTCCAAACAAAGCAGTTATAATGTAAGACAATCCTTAAATCTCCTAGGAAGCCAACAGCGAAAGCCTCAAGATGGAATGTTGCTACATAATAGTTATTAACTTGCAAAGAGGAAAAGCTGTCTCCCCAAAATCATAAACTTTGGTGTCTTCTTCTTAACATGTGAAACTCTAGAAAGGAACTAGAGGGGAATCGTTTAGAAGAATTCTTAATCGTATCCCAGATACACAGGTGTTTCTTTAAGCCAAGCACCACTGAGACAGGGAAATTTTCAGTCCACTTCCTGGGACCCTGCTGAAGGCCAGTGTGAGTGTCAGAATAATTCTAACGTGTGTAGAACATACTAACATGTGCGTGTAAGATTTCCTCAGCTGGGGAGCTCGGTCCATGTACAGCACTAACACGTAGGTCTTCTTATCACTTACCTTCTAAATCTGTGTggggcatttttattttttgtttttatcatagttagttagttaagtggctcagtcgtgtctgactctttgcaaccccatgggctgtagcccaccaggcttctctgtccgtgggattctccaggcaagaatactggagtgggttgccatttccttctccaggggatcttcccgacccagggatcgaacccaggtctcccgtattagaggcagacgctttaacctctgagtcaccagggaagccaagttatAAGCAAAAGCAACTTAGttcttcagaagaaaagaaaagataaaatagatcAATATTTAAGATATACTAGACAAAACAtctgaaaatataaagataaaaatacattactcaaaaatttttaatttattagtgTATAAAGCTTTTAAATCCCTCTAGTCAAAATTCATTCACAAGAGGTTGTAGGTTGGTTGCTTGttgaaaatctattttaaaagatcaaaagctgaaataattctttattcctttgttcCATTAGTACTAAGTCACAGGATCTTCCTTGGTGTGAGTTTTTCTGCTGggatgaggagcctgggagagttGAATGATTGACCCCACTCACCCCGTGGTTGAAGCTGGTATGGGTGGGCTTGCCTATGGCTTTCAGGAGTCAGCTGAAATCCTGGGGCTCTCTGGGGCAGCAGTGGTCCTAATTCCTGCACAGCCTCCTTCATTGGGAAGCAGAGTCTGTCCAAAGATGTTCAGGGTCTATCTATGCCTCCCTCTGGCCACTGCCCCCACCGAGCCTGTCTAAACCTTCAGGGTAAGTGGGCTCAGATCAGTGACTGTTCACCCCAGCGACCAGGACACACTGGGACAATCAGGGTCTGACTGATGAGCTTTTCAGGTGTGATTTCCTTGCCTCATCTCTgtttcttcctcctccaggggaaatgGGCCCCGTGAGGCAAGCGTGACCCTCAAGTCCAGCCCGCCAGCCCGACGACCAGCCGGGAGGACAGCACCATGGCTGGAGTCGTGGAGCAGAAGAGCGGGCTGGTGCGCAGCAAGCTCAGCGAGGCCGGCAAGAGGAATGGCCTCATCAACACCAGGAGCCTGGTAGCCGAGAGCCGGGATGGCCTAGTGTCTGTGTACCCCGCTCCCCAGTACCAGAGCTGCCGGGTGGTGGGCAGTGTGGCACCGGCTGGCCCAGACGGCGCCCGGAACGAGCCGCTCCAACAGCTGCTGGACCCCAGCACGCTCCAGCAGTCAGTGGAGTCCCGCTACCGGCCCAACCTCATCCTCTACTCGGAGAGTGTGCTGCGCCCCTGGGGGGATGGCGTGGCGGCTGACTGCTGTGAGACCACCTTCATCGAGGACCGCTCGCCCACCAAGGAGAGCCTGGAGTACCCCGATGGCAAGTTCATTGACCTCTCACCCGAAGACATCAAGATCCACACGCTATCCTATGatgtggaagaggaggaggagttcCAGGAGCTGGAGGTCAGAGCGTATGTTTGTCACAGGCCGTCGGGAGTGGGATGTGGGGCTCTGGGGGGACGAGAGCCAGGCAGGCGCAAGTCAGGACATGAAGACAGTGAGCAAAAGTGCAAGGAAACCACAGCCTCCTGGGCGCCCTTCACTCAGAATCTGTGTGAGAGATACAGGGATGGAGAAGGAGGTGAGGTCTGGGACCTAGGGCTTCAGAGGGAATTCTGCTTAGGGGACACAAGGTCGAGGCCATCAGGATGGGACTAAGATGCGTTTAAGGGTTGACCGTGCTCACAGCTCAGGGGGCTGGGGGTTTCTGCTGACTGCCCAGCCACAGAGgagagtgctgtgctgtgctaagtggcTTAGTTGCGTACGATTCCATGGgtggtagcccgccaggatcctctgtccaagggattctccgggaaagaatactggagtgggttgccgtgccctcatcCAGGaactcttcttgacccagggacagTGGCCACTGGCCAAAACCCCCAGGGGAAGGAGGTTCCTCAAAAGCCTGGAAGTGCACACTTGGGGACAATTTGGGGTGTTTTGGCTGCCACATGTGGTTTCCTTAATTTGACATTCTGGAGTGTTTACTAAGGATTGTTGGAACAGCTGAAACCTAAAACCGGCTGGAAGAAATAGTTACAATTGATAGCATAAGGGGCAGACAAGCTGAATTATGGTAGAGTCCCGTCTCCTGTAGGGCGGGCATGGGCATCAGATCACACTCTTAGGAACATGCATGTTGCCCATGGTGTGCCACACAGCTGCCCCCATGGCAGGGTGAGAGCAATGCCACAGGGGTCTGAGCCCAGGAGACCAGCACCCAGGCTGGGGGGCAGTCATCTCATGGCTGTGGGGATGGCTGGAAGAAGGCTGCCCCACTGGGcttgccaggttcccctgttGGCCTGAGCCTGAGAACGCCGGCTGGCCACTGGCCCCAGAGACAGGACCATACACCTGTCATCACGTGGCGGCCACATGAGTCCAGCAAGCCAGAGCTCTTCAAGCCTGTGCATGGAGCACACGTTACATCTGACCGTCCCAAGCAAGTCATGTGGCCAAGACCAAAGTTGGTGTGCAAGGGGCTGCTCAGGGTGACGGGACAGGAACATCTCAACTGGGGGCCAGGACGGCAGCAGCCCCCAGCGAGCAAGGGTGTAGACCGCTCACCATCACTCTTTAATTGTCAAACTGAATGGAATGAGAACAGCAGTGCTCCTATTGTGAATGAAACAAAACACTCAGTCCACACTGACCTGAGGCTCTTCCCAGGAAGCAGCTCTACTTCGGACAAGAGAGAAAACGTGGTTTTGCATCCTTGGGGAATGCCGTAGCATCACTGGGTCAACAGCAGAGCAATTCTGTGTCCAGGAAATTGCAGTTTGCAGAGAGCTTTGCCCAGGTAGGAGCAGGGTCTGTCGCAGGAGCTTCCCCTCTGCCCTCATctcctgcctgatcaggctcacCCTGCACTTGCAGCAGAGCGGTCCTAGTGCAGAGAGGTCTGCTGGTCGGGCACGCGTCTGCTGAAGCTCGTGTGGCTGCGTCCTCTGGGCTCTGGGGCCTCCTCCTGGTTCCCGGACACAACAGCTAAACCTCATCTCCAGGACCCCAACATCTGGAAATCACATTTCCTTGTCACACAGACAAATTTAAACTGAGAAATGCAGGCATACCTAATAAAGCAGTTCTGCAAACTGTCAAATTTGGGTTTAAAGCTGAAAATGAGTGGCTGCAGGTCAGGACTGGAGGGCCTCGCCGCGTGTTGAAAGGCTGATTGCCGCCCCTTTGTGACAAAGCCAAGTCTGCGCGTCCGTCAGAGAGCCCGTGGAATGTCATCACTGGGAACCAGTGACGCAAGAGCAAAGGGGAAGGAGAGGCATATTTTTGAGgcatcttccctccctcctctcaccATCCCATCTGACCCCGGAGCCTGCAGGTGGCAGGCTCTGTCCCTAACACTGCATGTGGGAGGCAGAAGCTTGGAGGGCTCCCAGGTGCCTCTGCTGGCTCCAGACGCCTGTGTCCTGACGGTGATGCTGTGTGGTCCCCAAACGGCTGTTTCCTATACAGCCGCCTCCTCACGTCTGAGCCCTCAGCTGGACCTCTCTCCCGTGAAAAACCGCAAGTCCTGGAAACCTGCCGGGAGAGATAGGATTTCACACTACAGGTAGCACCTGCAGAGGCTTCTTCACACGCAGGAGAAGAGCTGGGAGGACACGCAAACATTGGACAAGAACCCCAAAGCGAGAATGAGAAACAGCAACGAAAATAGAAGAGGGGAcccaaaggaaacagaaatcacACGGGAAAAAAAGCAGTGTTTTGAACACAATCTCATGTCCCGTGAAGCTGATCTGTGGTGGGACGAGGAAGCAGGATGCAGTTTGGTTGGTTTGCCTGGCTGCCCCCGGCTGGACCCTCACACGCGGTGATGAGAGAGGTGGTAAGTGGGGCTCCTCCCTTCACTCCTGGTTCAGGGGCAGTGCTCAGACTCTCAAATGAATGACCAAGCTCTTCAGGCTCTTTATCAGATGTAGAAAGTGGCCTTTGTCAAGATGTGGTTGAACAGGGTGTTTTAATACAAAAAACAGGTGTTTAACTTTGCCAAATGTCCATTTAGATCATCGTGTGTGTTGGGGGTTGTCTTTACCCTATTGCTATGAcctattacattaattgatttcatATACTAAGCTGTCCTTTACATTTGGGGATAAATTGGCCATGGCGTTTGCACCTCCTTATTGCTGGATTCAACATGCTAACAACTTGGCAaggatttttatttctgtgtccaTGAGGACCCTTGGTCCTTGTCAACTGcagctttcttttcttgtgtctttccctggttttggtgtcagggtgacTGGCCACAAAGGATGAGTTGGGAAGTGTTCCTTCTTCTTCCGTCTGAAAGATGCTGCCCTGCGCTGGGACTTTTTCTTCTCAGATAGTCATTCACAGTGAAGCCACCAGGGCCCAGGCTCTTCTTtgtgggaagattttttttttttttaactactgatcagacctgatttccttatGATGTGAAAGAAAATCTTTAGGTTTTCCTTTCATCTTGACTCAGCTTTAGTAATTTGTGCCACTCTAGGGATTTTCCCCTTTTATCTTAGTTACCTAACTTGTCAGCATAAGGTTGTCCATAATAGTGCACTTAAATCTCCTTGCTTTCTGCACAGTTGGTgatgtttcctctttttcctgcCTAATTtggtgatttttccattttctccttgcTCAGCCTAGCCAAAAGTTTATAAATTCTGATGATCTTTTCAAATATCTGTCATCTGGTTCCACTGATTTGTCCTTCACTTCAGTTTTCCATTTCAGTGATTTTCGCTTAGATATTTCTGATATTGTCCTGTTTTCTATAGTCTAAATTTGCTCTTCTTTATCTAGTTTCTTTAGGCTGGAGCTTATTTATCcctttgagatttttcttcctgtataatatatgtatttaaagcTGTAACTTTCAAACACTATCTCAACTGCCTCCTATAAACTGtgatatgttgtgttttcatttcctgtttAGTTCAAACTAAGATGTGAGGAGAGCTTCCCAGGCACTGTGGTCCTCTCCCTACCAGGAGCTCCTTGTTAAATTCCTGGATCATCCAGCTCTCTGCCACTTGGCCCAAACAGATTAGAGCCATAAGTTGGGAGAACTGCAAGCTTTCCTGTTTGTGGCTGAGAATGGAGCTTCCACCCTGTGCTCCCCAGTCAACTCAGCTCCATCTAGCAGCAGAGAATGTGGTCTCCAAGAGGAGCCCCTCCCTAGCAGAAATACTTCACGGCCAAGCAGGTGATGAGTCTGGATGAGCTCAGAGCAAGAACAACCAGACTCACactattctttttttgtgtgtacttcatgattttgtttataatattcttttttaaaataatttatttattttaattggaggctaattgcaaTTTACAATATTGTCGTGGTttgtgccatacattgacatgaatcagccatgggagtatatgtgtcccccatcccgaacccccctcccacctccttccccatcccatccctcagggctgtcccagtgcaccggctttgagtgccctgttttgtgcatcaaacttggactgctgatctatttcacatatgtagtatacatgtttcaatgctattctctcacatcaccccaccctcaccttctcccacagggtccatgttctttatatctgtgtctcctttgccgtCTCACATGCGTTTACGGACTCACACTCCTCTGACTCAGGATTCAGCAGTGGTTGTAAGCAAACACCCCTCCCTCCAGGAAGGCTGTTTTGAACATTCTCTTCAGTCATTCCTCAGGGACAGGATCTGCCTGCCTCCTGGCTCTGTCGTACCAGAAGTCTTGAAAAAGGATATTATCTGCAGTGCTACGTGTGTTTTCCAGCAGGCACTAGATGTGGACAAAGAATATGTCCACAGATGGCTTGTGCTTAGGTTAAGAATCTTAATCAAGTTAATTATCTTTAAATAATCTGACATATATCCACTTAAAGCACTAAGAAATTTAATTACTCATTTTCCTCCCTTGAGacagtatgttcagttcagttcagtcactcagtcgtgtctcactctttgtaaccccatggactgcagcacgccaggcctccctgtccatcaccaactcctagagtttacccaaactcatgtccattgagtcagtgatgccatccaaccatctcatcctctgtcgtccccttctccatctgccttcaacttttctgaaattaaaaaaatatatttggacaTCCCAGTTTCTTATGGCTCTAAGTGCGGATCATTCACCCTTAGATGAGTGATCTGAAAATCATTCAAAATGATCAGGAGATCTGTCTTAACCCTTCTTATAGTCACATCTGATCTAGCGCTGTCCAACCTGCAGCAAACTCCTCTTTCTGTAAACAAGCCTATGTGAATAACTTCCTATCTGGAAATTAAATTTACCTTTatggaataaatattttgaaggcATCCTACATACTGACAATTTCCAAAGACGAATTCAAAAATATCATGTGCAATGTAAGCATGATCGGAATAGTAGTGTGCCATttaccattttcattttctgtgtcaAGGGAAACTCTCATTTAAATGTGGGACTCACAGCAtgtttcttaaaaagtaaaaatcaatatCTTTATATTCTCATCTTACATTTGCCAGTAAAAGGCACTGGAGTGTGTAATTATAGCCGTTTGATGGGGGGAGAATCTATGAGATAATAAATCCATCTGTCATAAGAACACGAGGGGATCGTTCATCATG
This window contains:
- the SYNDIG1 gene encoding synapse differentiation-inducing gene protein 1 is translated as MAGVVEQKSGLVRSKLSEAGKRNGLINTRSLVAESRDGLVSVYPAPQYQSCRVVGSVAPAGPDGARNEPLQQLLDPSTLQQSVESRYRPNLILYSESVLRPWGDGVAADCCETTFIEDRSPTKESLEYPDGKFIDLSPEDIKIHTLSYDVEEEEEFQELESDYSSDTESEDNFLVMPPRDHLGLSVFSMLCCFWPLGIAAFYLSHETNKAVAKGDFHQASTSSRRALFLAVLSITIGTGIYVGVAVALIAYLSKSNHL